One region of Turicibacter bilis genomic DNA includes:
- a CDS encoding pseudouridine synthase, translating to MERLQKVIAHAGVASRRKAEQLILEGKVTVNDKVVRELGVKVTGKEKIEVEGIPLQREKKVYYVLHKPRGFVSTVSDEKNRRTVVDFFQDKVSERVYPVGRLDYDTAGVLLMTNDGDFANKMMHPSGEIDKVYLARVKGIVTQESLKPLARGVKIDGYQTKPATAQLVSVDKKNQSSLVRLVIHEGRYHQVKKMFDAIGFPVKKLRREQFGNIDVAGLAAGEFRPLTPHEVKTLISMANDKKEKPKLRFTKMRQF from the coding sequence ATGGAACGATTACAGAAAGTTATTGCCCATGCTGGAGTTGCATCACGTCGTAAGGCAGAGCAACTAATCTTAGAAGGAAAAGTAACTGTTAATGATAAAGTAGTTCGCGAATTAGGTGTTAAAGTAACTGGAAAGGAAAAAATCGAAGTAGAAGGCATCCCGCTACAACGTGAGAAAAAAGTTTACTATGTTTTACATAAACCACGTGGATTTGTAAGTACGGTATCAGATGAGAAGAATCGTCGTACGGTTGTAGACTTCTTCCAAGATAAAGTATCAGAACGTGTTTATCCGGTTGGTCGTTTAGATTACGATACAGCAGGTGTTTTATTAATGACTAATGATGGTGATTTTGCAAATAAAATGATGCATCCAAGTGGAGAAATCGATAAAGTTTATTTAGCACGTGTTAAAGGAATCGTGACACAAGAAAGTTTAAAGCCATTAGCTCGTGGAGTTAAAATTGATGGATATCAAACGAAACCAGCAACAGCTCAATTAGTGTCAGTGGATAAGAAAAATCAATCCTCATTAGTTCGATTAGTGATTCATGAAGGCCGCTACCATCAAGTTAAAAAGATGTTTGATGCAATTGGATTCCCTGTTAAGAAGCTACGTCGTGAGCAATTTGGAAACATTGATGTAGCTGGACTTGCGGCGGGAGAATTCCGTCCATTAACGCCACATGAAGTTAAAACATTAATTTCGATGGCAAATGATAAAAAAGAAAAACCGAAATTACGCTTTACAAAAATGCGTCAATTCTAA
- a CDS encoding spore maturation protein, which yields MGAISVYVLPVFLLSVFMMAFVNKTNAFDHFVEGAKEGMRTTVSLVPNIVGMIVAIKVFLASGIVDAIAQFLNPVLTAIHVDAHVLPLMILRPLSGSAALSVTTDLISIYGPDSTVGRLASIMQGSTDTTIYIITVYFAAVGLSEMKHALKLGLTADLIGFFAAILAVSLFF from the coding sequence GTGGGAGCGATTAGTGTCTATGTTTTACCTGTATTTTTACTTTCTGTTTTCATGATGGCGTTTGTTAATAAAACAAATGCGTTTGATCACTTCGTTGAAGGGGCTAAAGAGGGGATGAGAACGACAGTATCTCTCGTTCCGAATATTGTTGGAATGATTGTAGCGATTAAAGTGTTTCTTGCCTCAGGGATTGTTGATGCCATTGCACAGTTTCTAAATCCTGTCTTAACAGCGATTCATGTGGATGCTCATGTGTTACCTCTTATGATTCTTAGGCCACTTTCAGGATCAGCTGCTTTAAGTGTAACAACGGATTTAATCTCTATTTATGGTCCAGATTCAACAGTTGGTCGTTTAGCTTCAATCATGCAAGGAAGTACAGATACAACGATTTATATTATTACGGTTTATTTCGCTGCAGTGGGACTAAGTGAAATGAAACATGCCCTTAAACTAGGGTTAACAGCTGATTTAATCGGATTTTTTGCTGCTATTTTAGCAGTCTCACTTTTCTTTTAA
- a CDS encoding nucleoside recognition domain-containing protein, which produces MIHKIWMGLFTVGIIYSFFYGTTSEVNNAILSGAQEAINLVIYLAGIMVFWTGVLQVANHSKMLDVLCKVLAPVTRFLYPKLRADHPALKYLTTNMVSNLLGLGSAATPTGLKAMKELQATNPDPSKPSFEMYTLLVMNTAGFTIIPTTIIGVRHMYHSTNPSEVFLPILFASGITTIGGLIIHNVYSRMKRIPSSGDKTIAKRYERR; this is translated from the coding sequence ATGATACATAAAATATGGATGGGACTTTTTACAGTCGGTATTATCTATAGTTTTTTTTATGGAACAACAAGTGAAGTCAATAACGCGATTTTATCTGGAGCACAAGAAGCTATTAATTTAGTCATTTACCTAGCAGGGATTATGGTGTTTTGGACGGGCGTGTTACAAGTGGCTAATCATTCGAAGATGCTTGATGTCCTTTGCAAGGTATTGGCTCCAGTGACACGCTTTTTATATCCAAAACTTCGAGCGGATCATCCAGCTTTAAAATATTTAACGACAAATATGGTAAGTAATTTATTAGGATTAGGAAGTGCCGCCACGCCAACAGGTCTTAAAGCAATGAAAGAATTACAAGCGACCAATCCCGATCCAAGCAAACCTAGTTTTGAAATGTATACACTTCTTGTCATGAATACAGCAGGATTTACAATTATTCCAACTACTATCATTGGGGTGAGGCATATGTATCATTCAACTAATCCGAGTGAAGTGTTTTTACCTATTCTATTTGCTTCAGGAATCACGACGATTGGTGGGCTAATCATTCATAACGTTTATAGTCGAATGAAACGAATTCCTTCGTCTGGTGATAAAACGATTGCTAAGCGCTATGAAAGAAGGTGA
- a CDS encoding D-alanyl-D-alanine carboxypeptidase family protein — protein MKKIKILLTIAIFVVLLANDSNGVSAMEISSQCGILMEQSTGRVLYEKCPDDQMYIASITKILTTIVAIENANLDEWVEISDNVTRQVGSALYLTLGDQVKLIDLLYGLMLRSGNDAAMAIAEFVGGDEASFVKMMNDKAKEIGMTNSVFQNPSGLDETTYNLSTARDMALIMQYAMNNPIFREITGTETHKATTKNGMTYVWHNKHKLVTGYYEYAIGGKTGFTKQARRTLVTSARKDDMELVVVTLKAGDDWNDHMNLFNYGFDNYQVQTIIEPGEIQVSNQTLSDKLYVEKMVNVIVKKDGSEKVTTNLSLYKKAKDNEVGVLQVLINGEIQQEIPVYKAITPKVESQSWFDKLMNWFTGAVSF, from the coding sequence ATGAAAAAAATTAAGATACTATTGACTATTGCGATATTCGTTGTCTTATTAGCGAACGATTCGAACGGGGTATCGGCAATGGAGATTAGTTCGCAATGTGGGATTCTGATGGAACAATCGACAGGGCGTGTGTTATATGAAAAGTGTCCAGATGATCAAATGTATATTGCAAGTATTACGAAAATCTTAACAACCATTGTTGCGATTGAAAATGCAAATCTGGATGAATGGGTAGAAATATCTGATAATGTCACACGCCAAGTGGGTTCAGCTTTGTATTTAACGTTAGGCGATCAAGTGAAACTAATTGATTTACTATATGGTCTCATGCTTCGATCTGGGAATGATGCCGCAATGGCAATTGCGGAATTTGTTGGGGGCGATGAAGCAAGTTTTGTTAAGATGATGAACGACAAGGCAAAAGAAATCGGAATGACAAATAGTGTATTCCAAAACCCTTCCGGGTTAGATGAGACCACTTATAATTTATCGACGGCTAGAGATATGGCACTCATCATGCAATATGCGATGAATAATCCAATTTTTAGAGAAATTACAGGAACAGAAACACATAAGGCAACTACTAAAAATGGGATGACTTATGTTTGGCATAATAAACATAAATTGGTAACTGGTTATTATGAGTATGCCATTGGGGGAAAAACAGGGTTTACCAAACAAGCTAGACGAACGCTTGTGACATCTGCACGTAAAGATGATATGGAATTAGTTGTAGTAACATTAAAAGCAGGAGATGATTGGAACGATCATATGAATTTATTTAATTATGGATTTGATAATTATCAGGTACAGACCATTATTGAACCAGGGGAAATTCAAGTCTCGAATCAAACATTAAGTGATAAGTTATATGTTGAAAAAATGGTCAATGTGATTGTTAAAAAAGATGGAAGTGAAAAAGTGACAACTAATTTATCATTATATAAAAAAGCAAAGGACAATGAAGTTGGGGTACTGCAAGTTTTAATTAATGGAGAAATTCAACAAGAGATTCCTGTTTATAAGGCTATTACACCAAAAGTTGAAAGCCAATCTTGGTTTGATAAATTAATGAATTGGTTTACAGGGGCGGTGAGCTTCTAA
- the scpB gene encoding SMC-Scp complex subunit ScpB has translation MFKQERLGILEGLLFAVGDEGISTQQLEYVLEVNEVEIKSLLIELRERYASISSGIDIIEVAGVYKMTTKKDHAIYLKRLIQNPNQRGLSNAALEVLAIIAYRQPITRHEIENIRGASSDNVLRKLLTFSLIEEAGRLEGPGRPILFRTTDDFLDYFGIKTLEELPELPFVTPDFNLDEESDLFSFSEEE, from the coding sequence TTGTTTAAACAAGAACGTTTAGGTATTTTAGAAGGGTTATTATTTGCTGTTGGTGATGAAGGGATTAGTACACAGCAATTAGAATACGTTTTAGAAGTAAATGAAGTTGAAATTAAATCATTATTGATTGAATTAAGAGAACGATATGCAAGTATTAGTAGTGGAATTGATATTATTGAAGTTGCAGGTGTCTATAAAATGACAACTAAAAAAGATCATGCAATTTATTTAAAACGTTTAATTCAAAACCCAAATCAACGTGGATTATCGAATGCGGCACTTGAGGTTCTAGCGATTATTGCCTATCGTCAACCAATTACCCGTCATGAAATTGAAAATATTCGTGGGGCAAGTAGTGATAATGTTCTAAGAAAGCTTTTAACGTTCTCTCTTATTGAAGAAGCGGGACGTTTAGAAGGTCCAGGGCGTCCTATTTTATTTAGAACAACGGATGACTTCTTAGATTACTTTGGAATTAAGACATTAGAGGAATTACCAGAGTTACCATTCGTTACACCAGACTTTAACTTAGATGAGGAATCAGATTTGTTTAGTTTCTCTGAGGAGGAATAA
- a CDS encoding segregation/condensation protein A, with translation MSYEVRIDAFEGPLDLLLHLLKEAKVNIYDIKIAEITQQYLDYIHAMEDLKLEIASEYLVMAATLIEIKSKSLLPKQVVEIEDEYEEDSREALIQRLVEYQQYKEVTKELRELEEERGQFFTKPPIDFSDYIDQEAKLPQNLQVEQLISAFEKLLRRHKLAKPLKTRIVPQNISVEERMRSLGQQLKYKKRVAFISLFDRFDKEYIVVTFLALLELVKGNQISISQQNYYEDIYISSLEGDEIV, from the coding sequence ATGAGTTATGAAGTACGAATTGATGCGTTTGAAGGGCCACTTGATTTACTTTTACACTTATTAAAAGAAGCCAAAGTAAATATTTATGATATTAAAATTGCCGAGATTACGCAGCAGTACTTAGATTATATTCATGCCATGGAAGATTTGAAGCTTGAGATTGCGTCAGAATATTTAGTAATGGCCGCAACTTTAATTGAGATAAAGAGTAAGAGCTTATTACCGAAACAGGTCGTTGAAATAGAAGATGAATATGAAGAGGATTCAAGAGAAGCTTTGATTCAACGATTAGTTGAATATCAACAGTATAAAGAAGTGACGAAAGAGTTACGAGAGTTAGAAGAAGAACGTGGACAGTTCTTTACGAAACCACCGATTGATTTTTCTGATTATATTGATCAAGAAGCTAAGCTTCCACAAAACCTTCAAGTAGAACAATTAATTTCAGCTTTTGAGAAATTACTACGTCGTCATAAATTAGCCAAACCATTGAAGACAAGAATTGTACCACAAAATATTTCCGTAGAAGAACGAATGCGATCATTAGGTCAACAGTTAAAATATAAGAAACGCGTTGCATTTATAAGTTTGTTTGATCGTTTTGATAAAGAATATATCGTTGTAACCTTTTTAGCACTACTTGAACTGGTAAAAGGAAATCAAATCAGTATTTCTCAACAAAATTATTATGAGGATATTTATATTTCTAGTTTAGAAGGTGATGAAATTGTTTAA
- a CDS encoding spore germination protein: MAYDPYVPVEKNIDETQKILEDKLGIGKSFDVGQREIVVMERRIQLYYVTGLVDSELVVDLMTQLLLLNSLPHPNDDIFQTIHNRLVHQQVTVTDKVNDICTSVLSGLVAIIVDKETQAFVVDVRSYPGRGPAEPDTEKTVRGSRDGYTENIVVNTALTRRRIRTGKLRNVILKVGDQSKTDVVLMYIEGIADQGMVDEVKHRIEQVKVDGLTMTDKELEEFITGQVYNPYPLVRYTERPDVVAAHLYQGMIAIIVDTSPSVMIGPVTLFDHLTSVEEYRQTPAVGTFLRLIRYAGIIVSVFLMPTWLLFVLHPEYLPDFLNFIGPQEEGNIPIVLQVISGEIGMEFLRLASIHTPTAISSALGIVSAILIGQVAVDVGLFGPEILFYVAIGALGAFVTPSYELGLANKMFKLFIIVGTALLGLWGYIGTIVIGFIFLATMKSFGKPYLYPLIPFNFKALLKSVIRYPIPYRYNTHKRQEQQKSQPE; the protein is encoded by the coding sequence ATGGCCTATGACCCATATGTACCAGTCGAAAAGAATATCGATGAAACGCAAAAGATATTAGAAGATAAGCTAGGTATTGGAAAAAGTTTTGATGTTGGTCAGCGTGAGATTGTCGTAATGGAACGTCGAATTCAGCTGTATTATGTAACAGGGCTAGTTGATTCAGAACTAGTTGTAGATTTAATGACGCAGTTATTGTTATTAAATAGTTTACCACATCCGAACGATGATATTTTTCAAACGATTCATAATCGACTTGTTCATCAGCAAGTCACGGTTACGGATAAAGTCAATGATATTTGTACCTCTGTTTTAAGTGGATTAGTTGCGATTATAGTTGATAAAGAAACTCAAGCCTTTGTTGTGGATGTTCGTAGCTATCCAGGCCGTGGTCCAGCAGAACCAGATACAGAAAAAACGGTTCGTGGATCTAGAGATGGTTACACAGAAAATATAGTTGTCAATACGGCTCTGACGCGTCGTCGGATTCGAACAGGGAAACTTCGAAATGTTATTTTGAAGGTTGGCGACCAATCAAAAACAGATGTGGTATTAATGTATATTGAAGGTATTGCAGATCAAGGTATGGTTGATGAGGTAAAGCATCGTATTGAGCAAGTTAAAGTCGATGGATTGACCATGACTGATAAAGAATTAGAAGAATTTATCACAGGACAGGTCTATAATCCGTATCCGCTCGTACGATATACAGAACGTCCAGATGTTGTAGCTGCGCATTTATATCAAGGAATGATTGCGATTATTGTTGATACGTCACCAAGTGTCATGATTGGACCCGTGACTTTGTTCGATCACTTAACAAGTGTGGAGGAGTATCGTCAAACGCCTGCTGTGGGAACCTTCTTACGCCTTATTCGTTATGCTGGGATTATTGTATCAGTCTTCCTAATGCCAACATGGCTATTATTCGTGCTTCATCCAGAATATTTACCTGATTTTCTGAATTTTATAGGACCACAAGAAGAAGGGAATATCCCAATTGTTCTTCAAGTTATATCAGGTGAAATTGGAATGGAGTTTTTACGTCTAGCCTCTATACATACGCCAACGGCTATTTCCTCAGCTCTTGGGATCGTATCTGCGATTTTAATTGGTCAAGTGGCTGTTGATGTAGGATTATTTGGACCAGAAATTTTATTCTATGTAGCTATTGGAGCTTTAGGTGCTTTTGTTACACCAAGTTATGAACTTGGACTGGCTAATAAAATGTTTAAGTTATTTATTATTGTCGGAACAGCATTATTAGGATTGTGGGGCTATATTGGAACAATTGTTATTGGCTTCATTTTCTTAGCAACAATGAAAAGTTTCGGTAAGCCATATTTATACCCACTGATTCCATTTAACTTTAAAGCTTTATTAAAAAGTGTCATTCGTTATCCAATTCCTTATCGATATAATACGCATAAAAGGCAAGAACAACAAAAATCACAACCTGAATAA
- the spoVAE gene encoding stage V sporulation protein AE yields the protein MIFIKAFIVGGIICAIGQLILDYFKLTPAHITCGFVVVGAALDVFGLYDKLIKFAGAGAQLPIMSFGHSVIHGAMEKSEQLGFIGIGMGMFDLTAAGITAAILFAFIVALIFKPKG from the coding sequence ATGATATTTATAAAAGCCTTTATTGTCGGTGGTATTATTTGTGCAATCGGACAATTGATATTAGATTATTTTAAGTTAACGCCAGCACATATTACGTGTGGATTTGTTGTTGTAGGAGCCGCGCTTGATGTATTTGGATTATATGATAAATTAATTAAATTTGCTGGAGCTGGAGCTCAGCTTCCAATCATGAGTTTTGGACATTCAGTCATTCACGGTGCCATGGAAAAATCAGAACAGTTAGGTTTTATTGGAATCGGGATGGGAATGTTCGATTTAACAGCCGCCGGAATTACAGCCGCCATTTTATTTGCATTTATAGTTGCCTTGATTTTTAAACCAAAAGGCTGA
- the spoVAD gene encoding stage V sporulation protein AD has product MKVGSQSWKFNNNVYLLETATAVGPLESQGPLKDDFDILYDEPYCGQKSWEQAESQLMRSAIQKVINKAKIKESDISVSFAGDLVNQIVPTHYVFRETNIPFFGIYGACSTSMESLLLSSIFVDSDNAKIALAATSSHNSSAERQYRNPTEYGGPKPDTAQYTVTGSGVALVSHKKTKIRIESGTVGIIVDAAQNDANDMGSAMAPAAAQTIKQHFQDLGLDPSYYDLILTGDLATCGSPILIDILKGEGYDISQQHNDCGKLIFSDDQPVFAGGSGCGCCAVVTYGHIKKLLEEKKLKHVLVVATGALLNPIILQQKETIPCIAHAVALCAAD; this is encoded by the coding sequence ATGAAAGTTGGAAGTCAATCATGGAAATTTAATAATAACGTCTATTTACTAGAGACGGCAACGGCAGTTGGTCCATTAGAGTCACAGGGACCATTAAAAGATGATTTTGATATTTTATACGATGAACCTTACTGTGGTCAAAAATCATGGGAACAAGCGGAATCACAATTAATGAGAAGTGCTATTCAAAAAGTCATTAATAAAGCAAAAATTAAAGAAAGTGATATATCTGTTTCATTTGCTGGAGATCTTGTGAATCAAATTGTTCCAACACACTATGTCTTTAGAGAAACGAATATTCCGTTTTTTGGGATTTATGGAGCGTGTTCAACATCAATGGAGTCTTTATTATTAAGTTCCATTTTTGTTGATAGTGATAATGCTAAAATTGCATTAGCAGCAACAAGTAGCCATAATTCATCAGCAGAGCGTCAGTATCGTAATCCAACAGAATACGGTGGCCCTAAACCGGATACAGCTCAGTATACCGTAACTGGTTCAGGTGTTGCGTTAGTAAGTCATAAAAAAACTAAAATTCGTATTGAATCTGGAACTGTTGGAATTATCGTTGATGCTGCGCAAAATGACGCAAATGATATGGGATCAGCGATGGCGCCAGCCGCGGCTCAAACGATTAAACAACATTTCCAAGACTTAGGGCTTGATCCTTCATATTATGATCTTATTTTGACAGGTGATTTAGCAACGTGTGGAAGCCCAATTTTAATTGATATATTAAAAGGTGAAGGATACGATATTAGTCAACAACATAATGATTGCGGAAAGTTGATTTTCTCTGATGACCAACCGGTATTTGCTGGTGGTAGTGGTTGTGGCTGCTGTGCGGTTGTAACTTATGGACATATTAAAAAATTATTAGAAGAGAAAAAGCTAAAACACGTATTAGTCGTTGCAACAGGTGCTTTATTAAATCCAATAATTCTACAGCAAAAAGAAACAATTCCATGTATTGCACATGCTGTTGCTTTATGTGCTGCAGATTAA
- the spoVAC gene encoding stage V sporulation protein AC produces MKTKKYEEVIKNHEVKPNYVKNAAVSFFFGGLICLGGQLLIEMYIHWFGFVRETASTLTLVTVILITAILTGLGVYDEFGQIAKAGAFVPISGFANSLTSAALESRSEGVVLGIATNLFKLAGAVIVFAVVSAYVFGIIRYCLVEFNIFPQLKEFEEMMRVVGLLIIR; encoded by the coding sequence GTGAAAACGAAAAAATATGAAGAAGTCATAAAAAATCATGAAGTAAAACCCAATTATGTAAAAAACGCTGCTGTTTCATTTTTCTTTGGTGGCCTAATCTGCTTGGGTGGTCAATTACTGATCGAAATGTATATTCATTGGTTTGGGTTTGTTCGTGAGACCGCTAGTACACTTACGTTAGTAACTGTTATTTTGATTACAGCTATTTTAACCGGTTTAGGTGTTTATGATGAGTTTGGCCAAATTGCAAAAGCGGGAGCTTTCGTTCCAATCAGTGGATTTGCGAACTCATTAACTTCAGCGGCGTTAGAAAGTAGAAGTGAAGGAGTGGTCCTTGGAATTGCAACGAACCTCTTTAAGCTAGCAGGGGCTGTTATTGTGTTTGCTGTTGTTTCTGCTTATGTGTTTGGAATTATTCGCTATTGTTTAGTAGAGTTTAATATTTTCCCTCAACTTAAAGAGTTTGAGGAGATGATGAGGGTAGTGGGGCTTCTAATTATCCGATGA
- a CDS encoding sigma-70 family RNA polymerase sigma factor, with amino-acid sequence MNKKEIQELIKKAQSGDEEAKLILVKNHMDLVWSVVHKFGHLEVEKDDLFQIGCMGLLKAIIQFDASYDTTLSTYAIPLIIGEIKAFIREQSPIKISRSIKSNIHKIQEVKDQLNKSLEREPTIKELAEATELTEEQIILALNAPMNVASLDNYEKEDMPLIERIPNHQEGMQLEQKIVLKQLVSSLDPIEKMLIYLRFDLGYTQSEVAKRLEINQVAVSRLEKKILKELKEKMTI; translated from the coding sequence ATGAATAAAAAAGAAATTCAAGAGCTGATTAAAAAGGCTCAAAGTGGTGATGAAGAAGCAAAGTTAATATTAGTTAAGAATCATATGGATTTAGTTTGGTCGGTTGTTCATAAATTTGGTCATTTAGAAGTTGAGAAAGATGATTTATTTCAAATTGGATGTATGGGCTTATTAAAGGCAATTATTCAGTTCGATGCTTCTTATGATACGACATTATCTACTTATGCTATTCCTCTAATTATTGGAGAAATTAAAGCCTTTATTCGTGAACAGAGTCCGATTAAGATTAGCCGTAGCATTAAAAGTAATATCCATAAAATTCAAGAAGTTAAAGATCAATTAAATAAGTCATTAGAACGAGAGCCTACGATTAAAGAACTCGCAGAAGCAACAGAATTAACAGAAGAGCAAATCATTTTGGCATTAAATGCTCCAATGAATGTGGCTTCTTTAGATAATTATGAAAAAGAAGATATGCCACTGATTGAGCGAATTCCAAATCATCAAGAAGGGATGCAACTTGAGCAAAAGATTGTGTTAAAGCAATTAGTCTCAAGTTTAGATCCAATCGAGAAAATGCTCATTTATTTACGCTTTGACTTAGGATATACGCAATCTGAAGTAGCAAAACGCTTAGAAATTAATCAAGTAGCTGTTTCTCGTTTGGAGAAGAAGATTCTAAAAGAATTAAAAGAAAAAATGACGATTTAA
- the spoIIAB gene encoding anti-sigma F factor translates to MNNEMHLQFPAKSINESFARLVIIGFIAPLDPNAQELNEIKTIVSEGVTNAIIHGYEDNENGIIDMKASLEGRRLRVTIQDFGKGIENIELAKQPLYTTKQEEERSGLGFMIMESFSDQFEVKSVLGIGTTISFEKEFLPVDSSTK, encoded by the coding sequence ATGAATAATGAAATGCATTTACAATTTCCTGCAAAAAGTATTAATGAAAGTTTTGCAAGACTTGTCATTATTGGCTTTATTGCACCGCTTGATCCAAATGCACAAGAATTAAATGAAATTAAAACGATTGTCTCAGAAGGCGTTACGAATGCCATTATTCATGGCTATGAAGATAATGAAAATGGAATCATCGATATGAAAGCAAGTCTTGAGGGACGACGCTTGCGTGTGACAATCCAAGATTTTGGAAAAGGGATTGAAAATATCGAATTAGCTAAACAGCCTCTTTATACAACGAAACAAGAAGAGGAACGTAGTGGACTTGGATTTATGATCATGGAGTCATTTAGTGATCAATTTGAAGTTAAATCAGTTCTAGGAATAGGAACAACCATTTCATTTGAAAAAGAATTTTTACCAGTAGATTCATCAACGAAGTAA
- the spoIIAA gene encoding anti-sigma F factor antagonist: protein MSITVSLYVENQVLYVNLNGELDHHTSDQLRSRLNTVMSESQIKHIVFNLKHLDFMDSSGIGIILGRYNQLKAVNGSVMVIGMKPLVAKVFELSGLSQIIKVINDDSHLESVIRGIA from the coding sequence ATGAGTATAACTGTCTCACTTTATGTTGAAAATCAAGTGTTATATGTGAATTTAAATGGAGAGTTAGATCATCATACATCTGATCAATTACGTAGCCGACTTAATACTGTGATGAGTGAATCACAGATTAAACATATCGTTTTTAACCTTAAACATTTGGACTTTATGGATAGTTCAGGAATTGGGATTATTTTAGGACGATATAATCAATTAAAAGCTGTCAATGGATCGGTCATGGTTATTGGTATGAAACCATTAGTCGCGAAAGTGTTTGAATTATCAGGACTTTCACAAATTATTAAAGTAATTAATGATGACTCGCATCTCGAGTCTGTAATTAGGGGGATTGCATAA
- a CDS encoding D-alanyl-D-alanine carboxypeptidase family protein: MKIRKVLISLVTCFIVSCFIHVTIVQADDLVTDGKAAILIEAETGEILYEKNSHEKLAPASMTKMMSMYIILEAINNGSMQWDEVIRVSEHAASLGGSQIYLKPGEEMQVRDLFKSIAIASANDAVTALAERVAGTEEAFVEKMNAKAKELGMNDTVFKNPTGLTEEGHLTTPYDMSIIGRHLVQDYPEIIEFSGLYEDYIRQDTESPFWLVNTNKLLKYVDGVDGLKTGYTQEAGYCLTATANRGEMRVIAVVMGASKSDIRNQEVTRLIEYAYGQYELVQKLEGQKVVSNGYNMLAKNRSFEIVTSEPVTVLKKKTDAEQESKYDLSLNEEIKLPIQPGDQVGILTYYYNGKAYKEIPLTVKEPVEKNSFIGLLGYIVSQILFGENA, translated from the coding sequence ATGAAAATAAGAAAAGTGTTAATTAGTCTAGTTACATGTTTTATCGTTAGTTGTTTTATTCATGTGACCATCGTTCAAGCTGATGACTTAGTGACGGATGGAAAAGCAGCCATTCTAATCGAAGCGGAAACCGGAGAAATTTTGTACGAAAAAAATTCACATGAAAAACTTGCTCCAGCTAGTATGACGAAAATGATGTCAATGTACATAATTCTTGAAGCAATTAATAATGGATCAATGCAATGGGATGAAGTGATTCGCGTAAGTGAACATGCAGCGAGTTTAGGTGGATCACAAATCTATTTAAAACCAGGTGAAGAAATGCAAGTGCGGGATTTGTTTAAAAGTATTGCTATTGCTTCAGCTAATGATGCAGTGACTGCGCTAGCGGAACGTGTAGCGGGTACGGAAGAAGCCTTTGTAGAAAAAATGAATGCAAAGGCCAAAGAGTTAGGAATGAATGATACAGTCTTTAAAAATCCAACAGGATTAACAGAAGAAGGCCATTTGACAACTCCTTATGATATGTCGATTATTGGACGTCATTTAGTACAAGATTATCCTGAAATTATAGAATTCTCTGGACTTTATGAAGATTATATTCGTCAAGATACAGAATCACCATTTTGGCTTGTTAATACGAATAAGCTTCTAAAATATGTAGATGGTGTAGATGGCCTAAAAACAGGATACACGCAAGAAGCAGGTTACTGTTTGACGGCGACAGCGAACCGTGGAGAGATGCGCGTTATTGCTGTTGTAATGGGGGCAAGTAAATCCGATATTCGTAATCAAGAGGTGACTCGCCTAATTGAGTATGCTTATGGACAATATGAACTTGTACAAAAACTTGAAGGCCAAAAAGTTGTTTCAAATGGTTATAATATGCTGGCTAAAAATCGTAGTTTTGAAATTGTTACATCTGAACCAGTAACAGTGCTTAAAAAGAAAACAGATGCTGAACAAGAATCAAAATATGATTTAAGTTTAAATGAAGAAATTAAATTACCGATTCAACCGGGTGACCAAGTTGGAATATTAACTTACTACTACAACGGAAAAGCATATAAGGAAATTCCACTAACCGTTAAAGAACCAGTAGAGAAAAATAGTTTTATTGGACTTTTAGGATATATAGTGTCACAAATCTTATTCGGGGAAAATGCATAA